The genome window TAATCTTCACGGACGAACTCCGAAGGTCGTGTAAATGGTTGACCGGTCAGCGATTCGGGCGAACTCCTTTCCAAGAATGCGCGCAACCTTTTGGCAAGCGACGGTCTCGTCCGTACCTTTCACGGCCTTGCGCACCGTCTTCGGCACTGACTGGATACGGGCGTCATTCGATATGGCCACACAGCCCTTTTCCATCAGCAAGCCAAACCCTTCGAAAGCATAGGGCAGCATTTGTGTGACTCTATCGGCGAAGCCCACCATAAGTTGCTGATTCAATTCCGTGGTGCTGAGTAATCGGCTTCGCGAGTTTCTGGCGATCACGTCACGCGAGTCTTTGTAGAGGCACAGTGGCAGCAACAACAACGTCAGGGAGAAAGGCATGCCGCGGGCGTCTGCTTCCTCGTACCCGCGTATTCCACGGAACAGAATCAGGCCGCAAAAAGCCGGATTGAACAAGTTGCGAATCTCGAACGGGCGCTGATCCAACCGCTTCATGAAGCAGCCCCCAACACCTTGTCGATCCGGTCGAGGAACCTCGGATGCCAATAAACTCTGGGTTTTGGTGCGCCATCGGCAAGGATATGGAAATTGCCGCGAAGAACATACGGCTCGGTCACCCTCGCGCGAATGCGCATGGATTCCATATTCCCCGTCTCGAACTGGGCCCAGTTATAGAGAGCAGCACCAGCTTCGCGCAGAGCCTCCTCGGCGCTATCATCAGCTAGCACATCAAAGACGACATCTTTGTAGCGACTCCATTCGTCTACCAGACGGTCTTCGTATTCCTCGACCTCGCCAGTCACTAGTAAATTTTGCCGCGCCCAAGCAGATCTCTGCTCAAAGGCCCGATAGTAGTCCAGAATCGCGCTCCTAATACGTTTAGATGACAGGCCGATTTCGTGGAGCTGCCTGACAAAAAGACGCGGATCAGCATCAGTGTCGATCTCCTCAGCGGGCTCCGTCCCACGGAAGGTTATGGGGAGGTTTCCCGCTGTATATTCCTCAGCTAAGTTCGACAACTTGTCCGAGACTTCGTAGCCGGGAATCGCCTCACGCCTAGAGCCCGTCAATTGCTGAATCACCGTTTCAGTCCACCAGCCTTCTAGGCGCTCGAAGATAAGCTCACGATGTTCTCGCCGGATGCTGCGCATGTGCACGTCGCGGACGATCGACGGGATGTCACCAATTCGGGGGCTGCTATCAATAATCAGGATGCGTTCGAGAAAGTCCTGTTTTTCTGGATCGGGCAGCTCATTAAACGCTGTGGCAATCGACCCGATGGTCTGAGACCTTGACTTACTGAGTGCGGCATCAGCCAGCTCAGCCAGCGTATGAGTGTCGCCGGTGTCAACTGGATGGTCCGGGAGAAACCGGGCGAGAAACGAATCGCTGGATACCGCGCTCGTAGTGAACATAAAGAACCGCAGGTTCGAGGAAACCGCACCGTCGCGCTTGTAGCGTGACAACCAGATATTCACTGACTTCCAGAAGTCTGTCGAAAGGTCGGTCAGCCTATCGCCCTCCGCCTTGTGCTTGAGCGAGGCCAGAGCCTTTCCACCACTGCCGTCAACAAAATCTAGGTCGTCATCCTTTTCGAGGACGAGAGCGGTCTCCTCCGGCATTTGCAGCAAACGGAGCAGCGCGAGCCGCGCCTGGTAGATGTATCCCAGGCCCTGCTCGCTGGCTGAGTATCTATCGTTCACCGACTCTGTCATGTGCGGATAGCCGACTTCGGCCCCGGCCGCCTACGCCGCCCCTGACCTTCACGCATCTCCCC of Algiphilus aromaticivorans DG1253 contains these proteins:
- a CDS encoding three component ABC system middle component; the protein is MKRLDQRPFEIRNLFNPAFCGLILFRGIRGYEEADARGMPFSLTLLLLPLCLYKDSRDVIARNSRSRLLSTTELNQQLMVGFADRVTQMLPYAFEGFGLLMEKGCVAISNDARIQSVPKTVRKAVKGTDETVACQKVARILGKEFARIADRSTIYTTFGVRP
- a CDS encoding ABC-three component system protein — encoded protein: MTESVNDRYSASEQGLGYIYQARLALLRLLQMPEETALVLEKDDDLDFVDGSGGKALASLKHKAEGDRLTDLSTDFWKSVNIWLSRYKRDGAVSSNLRFFMFTTSAVSSDSFLARFLPDHPVDTGDTHTLAELADAALSKSRSQTIGSIATAFNELPDPEKQDFLERILIIDSSPRIGDIPSIVRDVHMRSIRREHRELIFERLEGWWTETVIQQLTGSRREAIPGYEVSDKLSNLAEEYTAGNLPITFRGTEPAEEIDTDADPRLFVRQLHEIGLSSKRIRSAILDYYRAFEQRSAWARQNLLVTGEVEEYEDRLVDEWSRYKDVVFDVLADDSAEEALREAGAALYNWAQFETGNMESMRIRARVTEPYVLRGNFHILADGAPKPRVYWHPRFLDRIDKVLGAAS